The Nitrospira lenta region CAAAGGCCCCGCCCATGCGACGACACATCACCGTCACATCACTGATTCGTGTCAACCCCAACACCCTGGCCACGGCCTGCTGGACATACGAGGGGTACTGGGTGGCGCTGTGAACACACAACCCTCCGTCATCATTTGGAATCGCCAGCGCTACCTGGCATTCGAGGTAGAAGTGTTCTTGGCCCCCTACCTTGAGTTGTCCTTCCAGGCGGTGGGTGGCTGCTTCGATCGCCTGGGTGGCGTCTCCACGGGAAAGACGCATGGATGGCAGGACAAAGGAGTCTATAGCCAGCGCTTGTTCGACCGTAAGGACCGGCGCCAGGGGTTCATACTCCACCGCCGCTAAATTGACCGCCATTTGTGCTTGCTTGAACGATTGAGCGGCGACGGCGAATATCGGCTGCCCGACACACGCAACGTGCGTCGAAGCAAAGACGGGCTCATCCGCCTGGATGAAGCTGAGGAGATTCTCTCCCGGAATATCCTGTGCTGCCATGACGGACATAACCCCAGGAGACTGCCTGACCCGGTCCAGGTCAAGAGTGGTGACGCGCGCATGAGCGTATCGGCTCACTCCAATCGCAGCATAGAGCGTCATCGCGGGCACCGGCAGGTCGTCGACGTAATTCGCCTTACCGGTCACATGCAAATGGGCACTATCGTGCATCCTGGAAGTCCCGACACCACCTGACAGCTCAGGGTTACTCATATGTCCTTTGGTAAGCCGTGACTTGCAAGGATTCTGGCCGAAGGGTTGACTCAAGAAACCATCGTCGCAGGAGATTTTTGGCGACCAACGTTCGATAGGCTGCGGATGCACGCACATCGCTCGTCGGCTCAAAATCCTTCTCTAACGCGTGCGATGCCGTTACTACTGTGTCGGCGGTCCAGGGTCGGCCAGCCAACGCGCGTTCACAATGGGTGGCCCGTTTCACATAGGGGGACATGCCGCCATAGCACACACGTACCTGGTGTACCCGATTGTCCTTCAGTTCCATATAGAAGGCGGCATTGATTGCGGCAATATCACAACCGTGCCGTTTGGTAATTTTGTAGGCAGAGAATGTACCCGATTTCTGAGGAAGCGGGAGGAAAATGGATTCGATCAACTCACCGGAGGCAAGAACATCCTGTATCCCACCTGTGAAATAGGCTTCCACTGACAAGGTGCGTTGCCTGCTGCCGGCACGTAACACCATCATGCTGTCCAGGGCAATGAACGCCGGAGCGGTATCACTGAGGGGCGACCGGCCGGCAAGGTTCCCACCGATGGTCGCTAGATTTCGAATGGCAGGAGAACCGATGCGCAGCAATAGTTCTCCAAACGCGGGATAATACCGGGCGATGACGGGACAGGCCTCCGTCAGCGTGGTCGCCGCACCGATGGTGATGCCTGAATCGGAAATCACGGCGCCACGGAGTTCTTTGACCTTTCCGATGAAGATCACTGTTTCATTATTGTGCCGGTTCTGAGCAACCAATGGGCCAATCTCGGTGCCACCTGCAAGTAAAACAGCGTTTTCATACTGTTGAAGCATGCCGGAAAGTTCGGCCAGATCCACAGGTACCAGACAATGGTTTGTTGTACCCGTGGTCGAACTTCCTCGTATCTGCAGTCGGTGAGGTCTTTTGAGGGAACGTAATAATTCACGAAGATGTCGTTCATCCGTATCCACCCGTCCGGATGACCCGAGACGTTGGTTCGCCCGCTGTTTGCCCGGCCCGCCGGTCGGTTGATCGGCATCAAACAGACACAAGGCCGCATCAATGATTGACCGATAGCCGGTACAGCGACAAAGATTCCCGGCCAACGCATTGACGATATCTTCTCTTACGAGGTGTTCCCCCGATTGGTAAAGCGCGAAGAGGGTCATGACAATGCCCGGTGTACAAAATCCGCATTGCGACGCATGTGCCTCAACCAGTGCTTGTTGTACAGGATGGAGTTGACCATCGGTCGCTTTCAGGTCTTCTACCGTGAGAAGCGCCTGGCCATCCAATTGAGGTAATGGGTGAAGGCAGGAATTGATGGTGCGATAGCAAAGCTGTCCGCTATCGTCCAAGCCTGCCAGCACCACCGTGCATGCGCCGCAACCGCCTTCGCCACAGGCCTCTTTCGTCCCGGTCCGGTTCCCTATTTCGCGCAGATACCGAAGGATGGTCATGGATGGATCAACATGGGCCAACGTTTGGACTTCCCCGCCCAGAACAAAATGGATGGCCCCATCATCACTACTATCGAATGAAGTCTTGTCCAGCATGTCGTTCATAGACTTGAAGGCGAACTCTGGTTTAACCTGAATAATCCACGACTCTGATAATAAAAAAATCCACCGAGGCTCCTACTGTGCTAATAGGAGCGGTGTCGAAACGCTTCTACGTACACTCTAGAGGACCCTCGATGGAGACAGAGTGCATACCAGAACTGACGTTCGAATTCCATCCCAAGATGGAGAACGGGGCCCGATTCGATCAGACCCGTGCCAGCACCGATGGAGGCGTTGTGCTACTCAAGGCCGTGGATAAGCACCTGTGTCAACGACCTCCTGGAATTTTCCCGGTGCGATTACATGAAATTTCCCCTCCAGTTGATAAAGGGTCTGTTTGCGCGAACACTCGGTTGAGTTCATGCAGGTGCTTGGTCTTCTCTTCTTCAGTGATCCAGGCGCCTTCAAAGGAATTGCGGGCCAGTTGGTAGAGGTCTTCGCGGGTGACTGGCAGGTGTTCAATGAGTGCGCGGTAATTGTCGTTCACATACCCGCCGAAATAGGCAGGATCGTCTGAGTTGACGGTCGCTTTGAGACCCCGTTTGAGCATTGTCAGTATTGGGTGCTGATCCATGTCCTTCACCACACAGAGCTTGAGATTGGACAGAGGGCAGACGGTGAGGGTTTTGCCTTCATCGGTTAGGCGGTGCACCAGCACAGCATCATCCAGCGAGCGGTTGCCGTGATCAATGCGATCCACGCGCAGCAGGTCTAGTGCCTGATAGACATAGTCCGGCGGGCCTTCCTCACCGGCATGGGCGGTGATTTTAAAACCTAATTCCCTACACCTGGCGAACACTCGTGCAAACTTTTCCGGCGGATTGCCGATTTCTGTGGAATCCAGGCCGAAGCCATCTAGCTGATCCAGAAACGGCTTGGCGAGCTTCAGGGTTTCAAAGGCGTGCTCTTCAGACAGGTGACGTAGAAAAGACAGAATCAGCTTGGAGCTGATGCCCAACTGCTCCTTGCCATTCTGCAACGCACGGCGAATGCCGCTGATCTGAACGTCAATCGGAATGCCGCGCTCCAGATGCGCCTGAGAATCAAAAAACATCTCCACATGCACCACATTGTCCTGATGCACCCGTGTCAGATACGTCCACGTGAGATCGAAAAAATCCTCTTCCTTCAACAGTACTGACATACCGGTGTAGTAGATATTCAGAAATTCCTGGAGATTATTGAAGGCGTACGCGGCACGCAGCGAGTTTACGTTGGGATAATTCAACCGAACGCCATTGCGCAAGGCGAGACGGAACACCATTTCCGGTTCCAGACTGCCTTCGATATGCAGATGCAACTCGGCTTTGGGCATCCGTTGTGCCAGCTGCAGCAATTCTTCGTTCATGGATGTCCCTCGATGGGAAACAGAGAGCGATGGGGAGGAGGCTATCATGGGTCAGATTGTTGACCTAGCAAATGTGAGTTGTAGTGTAGATAGCACATCATCTGTCCGGTTTAAGGTGCGCCCTCACCGACGGCCCGTGACGGATCTGGAAGCGGAGCGGTCTTGGCTCAAACGCGATCTCGCTGAAGCGCGGATGGAAGTGGCGATCCTAGCTGCGCATGTGCGGCCCCTCCAGACGTATGGCCCGGAACGGCTGCAAGCCGAACTGCGTGAGGACGGCCTTCCAGCCGGGATCCTGAGCAGGCGAACTATTGGATCCAGGCCAAGGTCATGTACTGCCACAAAGCAGCAGATGGTGTCACACCGGAAAGTGTGGCCAAAGCCGGGGCCGACATCAGCAGTGGCGGTACGACGATGGCCTCTGCCGGTGATATGTCAGGGGGTGGAATGGGTGCGGGTATGATGGGCATGGGTGGAGGAATGCCGGACATCAACGCCATGATGAGGCAGGCCATGGCCGGGGGAGGCGGTTTTCCCGGTAGGCAGATGCAACAGACTCTGAAAGAAGATGGCGTGACGTATTTGTGTGTCACCGACGTGCAGATCACTGATCGCAAAATCGGCAAGACAATCGGTCAGCCACTCACGGGGCAGGCAACGAGCAGCCCCAAAGTGCGGCAGATGCGTATGGTGGGACACGTTCGACAAAAAGATATCGACAGTCCTGAAGCGACGCCGATCATTCAGGACAAGGTCAACACCGGTATTGCCG contains the following coding sequences:
- the xdhA gene encoding xanthine dehydrogenase small subunit — its product is MLDKTSFDSSDDGAIHFVLGGEVQTLAHVDPSMTILRYLREIGNRTGTKEACGEGGCGACTVVLAGLDDSGQLCYRTINSCLHPLPQLDGQALLTVEDLKATDGQLHPVQQALVEAHASQCGFCTPGIVMTLFALYQSGEHLVREDIVNALAGNLCRCTGYRSIIDAALCLFDADQPTGGPGKQRANQRLGSSGRVDTDERHLRELLRSLKRPHRLQIRGSSTTGTTNHCLVPVDLAELSGMLQQYENAVLLAGGTEIGPLVAQNRHNNETVIFIGKVKELRGAVISDSGITIGAATTLTEACPVIARYYPAFGELLLRIGSPAIRNLATIGGNLAGRSPLSDTAPAFIALDSMMVLRAGSRQRTLSVEAYFTGGIQDVLASGELIESIFLPLPQKSGTFSAYKITKRHGCDIAAINAAFYMELKDNRVHQVRVCYGGMSPYVKRATHCERALAGRPWTADTVVTASHALEKDFEPTSDVRASAAYRTLVAKNLLRRWFLESTLRPESLQVTAYQRTYE
- a CDS encoding adenosine deaminase gives rise to the protein MNEELLQLAQRMPKAELHLHIEGSLEPEMVFRLALRNGVRLNYPNVNSLRAAYAFNNLQEFLNIYYTGMSVLLKEEDFFDLTWTYLTRVHQDNVVHVEMFFDSQAHLERGIPIDVQISGIRRALQNGKEQLGISSKLILSFLRHLSEEHAFETLKLAKPFLDQLDGFGLDSTEIGNPPEKFARVFARCRELGFKITAHAGEEGPPDYVYQALDLLRVDRIDHGNRSLDDAVLVHRLTDEGKTLTVCPLSNLKLCVVKDMDQHPILTMLKRGLKATVNSDDPAYFGGYVNDNYRALIEHLPVTREDLYQLARNSFEGAWITEEEKTKHLHELNRVFAQTDPLSTGGEISCNRTGKIPGGR